In a genomic window of Hyphomonas sp.:
- a CDS encoding tetratricopeptide repeat-containing sulfotransferase family protein, protein MTATAEPDQALREAQKALQAGDFASAARIAESLLADRPDSQDALYMAAVSARYQGRHDAALSHLAALKRVAPDYGRAYQEEGHLKRALGDMAGAVAAFERATRYNPSLVASWTALADLYQRAGQLDASANARAQGDRVRALPRELQAVTNHIHEGRVFRAEEIARAFLQRHPTHVEGMRLLADIGSRLGVQEDADFLLESAIDLDPENIQLRLDYIQVLRKRQKFKEALEQARQLMARDPDNPLFQSHFAIESMQAGDYETALDYFDRVLARLPGDAATLVSRGHALKTYGRTEDAIDSYRAARDVAPGQGDAWYGLANLKTYTFSDEELAQLETQFGSPDVDHMSRIHIAFALGKAQEDRGNHDAAFAAYEKGNALKHQTVRYTTEQMQAEFEAQKTICTEDLFQAQSGKGCAARDPIFIVGLPRAGSTLIEQILASHPDVDGTLELPNILSLAHRLRGRKQLTDRERYPRILHDLPAEELRALGEEYIETTRIHRQGAAFFTDKMPNNFRHIGLIHLILPNAKIIDARRHPMDCCWSGFKQLFAEGQEFTYSLEDIGHYYRGYVDLMAHWEKVLPEGRILRVQHEDVLDDLEGQVRRLLDYCGLPFDPACVDFHKTDRAVRTASSEQVRRPINKSGVEQWRPYEAHLGDLKDALGPTLTQYRN, encoded by the coding sequence ATGACTGCCACTGCCGAACCGGACCAGGCCCTTCGGGAGGCCCAGAAAGCCCTTCAGGCCGGAGACTTTGCCTCGGCGGCCCGGATTGCCGAATCCCTGCTGGCGGATCGTCCGGACAGTCAGGACGCGCTCTACATGGCGGCGGTCAGCGCACGCTATCAGGGGCGCCATGATGCGGCCCTGTCCCATCTCGCTGCGTTGAAACGCGTCGCGCCCGATTATGGCCGCGCCTATCAGGAAGAGGGGCATCTGAAGCGGGCGCTTGGCGACATGGCCGGAGCGGTCGCCGCCTTCGAACGGGCGACCCGGTACAATCCGTCGCTTGTGGCAAGCTGGACCGCGCTGGCGGATCTCTACCAGCGGGCCGGACAGCTGGACGCGTCGGCCAATGCCCGCGCGCAAGGCGACCGGGTGCGTGCACTGCCCCGCGAATTGCAGGCGGTGACCAATCATATTCATGAGGGGCGTGTGTTCCGCGCCGAAGAGATCGCCCGCGCCTTCCTGCAGCGCCATCCGACCCATGTCGAAGGCATGCGGCTGCTCGCGGATATCGGCTCCCGGCTGGGCGTGCAGGAGGATGCCGACTTTCTGCTGGAAAGCGCCATCGATCTCGATCCGGAGAACATCCAGCTGCGCCTCGATTACATACAGGTCCTGCGAAAGCGGCAGAAGTTCAAGGAGGCGCTGGAGCAGGCCCGCCAGTTGATGGCCCGGGATCCGGACAATCCGCTGTTCCAGTCGCATTTCGCCATTGAGAGCATGCAGGCGGGCGATTACGAGACAGCGCTGGATTATTTTGATCGCGTGCTGGCGAGGCTGCCGGGGGATGCTGCGACGCTGGTCTCTCGGGGGCATGCGCTGAAGACCTATGGGCGTACGGAGGATGCGATCGATTCCTATCGCGCCGCGAGAGATGTTGCGCCGGGGCAGGGGGATGCCTGGTACGGTCTGGCAAACCTGAAGACCTACACTTTCAGTGATGAGGAGCTGGCACAACTGGAGACCCAGTTCGGATCACCGGATGTCGATCACATGTCCCGCATTCACATCGCCTTTGCGCTGGGCAAGGCTCAGGAAGATCGCGGCAATCATGACGCCGCCTTTGCGGCTTATGAGAAAGGCAACGCCCTGAAGCATCAGACGGTGCGCTACACGACCGAACAGATGCAGGCCGAGTTCGAGGCCCAGAAAACCATCTGCACCGAAGACCTGTTTCAGGCGCAGAGTGGGAAGGGGTGCGCGGCACGAGACCCGATCTTCATCGTCGGCCTGCCGCGGGCGGGCTCGACGCTGATCGAGCAGATCCTGGCGTCTCATCCCGACGTGGATGGTACGCTGGAACTGCCCAATATCCTGTCGCTGGCGCATCGGCTGCGCGGCCGCAAGCAGCTGACAGACCGGGAGCGCTATCCGCGCATCCTGCATGACCTTCCAGCGGAGGAACTGCGTGCGCTGGGCGAGGAATACATCGAGACGACGCGGATACATCGTCAGGGCGCCGCGTTCTTCACCGATAAGATGCCGAACAATTTCCGGCATATCGGACTGATCCATCTGATCCTGCCCAATGCGAAGATCATTGATGCACGGCGTCACCCGATGGATTGCTGCTGGTCCGGCTTCAAGCAATTGTTCGCGGAAGGTCAGGAGTTCACTTACAGCCTTGAGGACATTGGCCACTATTATCGCGGCTACGTCGATCTGATGGCGCATTGGGAAAAGGTCCTGCCGGAGGGACGTATTCTGCGTGTGCAGCATGAGGATGTGCTGGACGATCTGGAAGGGCAGGTGCGTCGCCTGCTCGACTATTGCGGCCTTCCCTTCGACCCGGCCTGTGTGGACTTTCACAAGACGGACCGAGCCGTGCGCACGGCCAGTTCCGAACAGGTGCGCCGCCCGATCAACAAAAGCGGGGTTGAGCAATGGCGCCCCTATGAGGCACATCTTGGGGACCTGAAAGACGCGCTGGGACCGACCCTGACGCAATACCGGAACTGA
- a CDS encoding TonB-dependent receptor, which translates to MKKLKYGASLIAMAGLVAPMALAQDAPAEPAAAKRLQTVTITATKRTESAQDVPVAVTALGEQQLKELGVKNFSDYLVQLPGVTAGGSGPGQNTIYIRGLASTTPNLTVAGVAGLAPNVSFYLDEQPLAQPGRNLDVYAADIERVEVLSGPQGTLFGSSSQAGTVRMITNKPSLSGFDAGFDASTSFTDGGEMSNSLEAMVNVPVSDKLALRGVVYTDTQGGFIDNVGGTLSVRDSARFRPAGTVRDNGIPVNANREGFQAGADLSGVTFIDANNSNIAENDINDVTYQGFRLSGLYEINEDWELLISHAQQQIEADGVFAADPDLDDYDIVRFTPENIEDKFHNTSWTLDGRIGALEAIYTGAYTDRTTDQTVDYSDYLFVGQYLPYYICDYSVTYPAGAPTGTCYAPNLFVNSHSETKVQTHELRFNTPNEHRWRATFGAFYSDLELAERNDFVYPGSTQVAYTDGTIGFAPNYPLTNIDVTGQIGSAYPGYYSEAGPFPEGVIFRNDVLRTDQQIGLFGETTFDISDQFAVTLGARYYDVEVDLEGSANSSFYNLFTESDQQVFGTNISFLYGPDGPAEAPDKAATDGMIYKLTGEWTPTDDVMFYATYSEGFRAGLLNRPGGASGPGGYTVPYAVDTDEVKNYELGWKTELFDNSLRFNGSAFFVDIEGLQTTIFDPSIVNLFFSDNAANAEIKGIEGDFTWAPASVDGLTVAGAFSLLDTEITEVLVPTDDVVEGTDLAFAPAYQGNLRVRYEWDLEQEVAGQRLTAHVMPQIVFSDDSVTDVIEINKMELDGYVTLGATLGVTADNWGAELFATNLTNEYAELSGSFVYDRERVTPMRPRTIGIRVSYDY; encoded by the coding sequence ATGAAGAAGCTTAAGTACGGGGCCTCGTTGATTGCGATGGCCGGACTGGTTGCACCTATGGCGCTGGCGCAGGACGCTCCTGCCGAACCGGCCGCCGCGAAACGGCTCCAGACGGTCACCATCACGGCGACGAAGCGCACCGAAAGCGCGCAGGACGTGCCCGTTGCCGTGACGGCGTTGGGCGAACAGCAGCTGAAAGAGCTCGGCGTCAAGAATTTCTCCGACTATCTCGTCCAGTTGCCGGGCGTGACGGCGGGCGGCTCCGGCCCCGGCCAGAACACGATCTATATTCGCGGCCTTGCCTCGACGACGCCGAACCTGACCGTGGCCGGCGTTGCGGGTCTCGCGCCGAATGTCAGCTTCTATCTGGACGAACAGCCGCTGGCACAGCCGGGCCGGAACCTGGACGTCTATGCGGCCGACATTGAGCGGGTCGAGGTCCTGTCCGGACCGCAGGGCACACTGTTCGGGTCCAGCTCGCAGGCCGGTACGGTGCGCATGATCACCAACAAGCCGTCCCTCAGCGGATTTGATGCCGGATTTGACGCCTCCACCTCGTTCACCGATGGCGGCGAGATGAGCAACAGCCTTGAGGCCATGGTCAATGTGCCGGTGAGCGACAAGCTGGCGCTGCGCGGTGTGGTCTACACCGACACCCAGGGCGGTTTCATCGACAATGTCGGCGGCACGCTGTCCGTTCGCGACTCGGCGCGTTTCCGTCCGGCTGGCACTGTGCGCGACAATGGCATTCCGGTGAATGCGAACCGCGAAGGGTTCCAGGCCGGGGCAGACCTGTCCGGTGTGACCTTCATTGATGCCAACAACAGCAACATTGCCGAGAATGACATCAATGACGTGACCTATCAGGGTTTCCGCCTGAGCGGTCTGTACGAGATCAATGAGGACTGGGAGCTGCTGATCAGCCACGCGCAACAGCAGATCGAGGCCGATGGCGTGTTCGCCGCTGATCCGGATCTGGACGATTACGACATCGTCCGCTTCACGCCGGAGAATATCGAGGACAAGTTCCACAACACGTCCTGGACGCTGGATGGCCGCATTGGCGCCCTTGAGGCAATCTATACCGGTGCGTATACGGACCGCACGACGGACCAGACGGTCGACTATTCCGACTATCTCTTCGTCGGGCAATACCTGCCTTACTATATCTGCGACTATTCGGTGACCTATCCGGCCGGTGCGCCGACAGGCACCTGCTATGCGCCCAACCTGTTCGTGAATTCGCACAGCGAAACAAAGGTGCAGACGCACGAGCTGCGCTTCAATACGCCGAACGAGCATCGCTGGCGGGCCACTTTCGGGGCGTTCTACAGTGACTTGGAACTGGCCGAGCGCAATGACTTTGTCTATCCGGGCTCGACGCAGGTGGCCTATACGGACGGCACGATCGGCTTCGCGCCCAACTATCCGCTCACCAATATCGACGTGACCGGCCAGATCGGCAGCGCCTATCCCGGTTATTACAGCGAAGCGGGACCGTTCCCGGAAGGCGTGATCTTCCGCAATGACGTGCTGCGCACCGACCAGCAGATTGGCCTGTTCGGTGAGACGACCTTCGACATTTCCGACCAGTTCGCCGTCACGCTCGGCGCGCGGTATTATGATGTCGAAGTGGACCTGGAAGGCAGCGCCAACTCGTCCTTCTACAACCTCTTCACGGAAAGCGACCAGCAGGTATTCGGTACGAACATCTCTTTCCTGTACGGTCCGGATGGCCCGGCCGAGGCACCTGACAAGGCCGCAACGGACGGCATGATCTACAAGCTGACCGGGGAATGGACGCCGACGGATGACGTGATGTTCTACGCGACCTATTCGGAAGGCTTCCGTGCCGGTCTGCTGAACCGTCCGGGCGGAGCGTCCGGCCCGGGTGGCTACACCGTGCCGTATGCGGTTGATACAGACGAAGTGAAGAATTACGAACTCGGCTGGAAGACCGAACTGTTCGACAATTCGCTGCGCTTCAACGGGTCTGCCTTCTTTGTCGACATTGAAGGCCTGCAAACCACGATCTTCGATCCGTCGATCGTGAACCTGTTCTTCTCCGACAATGCCGCGAATGCCGAGATCAAGGGCATCGAGGGTGACTTCACCTGGGCCCCCGCCTCGGTGGACGGGCTGACGGTTGCCGGTGCGTTCTCGCTGCTCGACACAGAGATCACGGAAGTCCTGGTGCCGACGGATGATGTCGTGGAAGGAACCGATCTTGCCTTCGCGCCGGCCTATCAGGGCAATCTGCGCGTGCGCTATGAGTGGGATCTGGAACAGGAAGTGGCCGGTCAGCGCCTGACCGCCCATGTCATGCCGCAGATCGTGTTTTCCGATGACTCGGTCACCGATGTGATCGAAATCAACAAGATGGAACTCGATGGCTATGTCACGCTGGGCGCCACGCTGGGCGTGACGGCAGACAATTGGGGCGCCGAACTGTTCGCCACCAATCTGACCAACGAGTATGCCGAACTGAGCGGCAGCTTCGTCTATGACCGTGAACGTGTCACGCCAATGCGTCCGCGGACGATCGGGATCCGTGTGTCCTACGACTACTAG
- a CDS encoding BCCT family transporter — protein sequence MDTDTSAPLSGTPQEDEEALFVYETDYEIGQDNIEVAGLDIHNPVFFLSAGLIILFSGLTLLFPTVSSQYLTDARTWTLQSADWLFALTAVLVFGFCIALTISPLGKIRLGGPTATPDFTIVSWVAMLFAAGVGVGFMFYGAAEPLAYYTDWYGMPLNAEPLSAEAERLAYSATIFHWGLAPWGIYAIVGLSLGFFAHNKGLPLSIRSAFYPVLGEHVWGWPGHIIDLFAVVSTVFGLATTIGIGATQAASGLGYLLGFEPNVYIQILLIIAMTSLAVLSVLRGLDGGVKLLSNINMGIAFALLLFVIIAGPTILIFTGMGQNVLAYITDMPALTNWVRRPDIAWFHDWTIFYWAWWISWSPFVGMFIARISKGRTVREYFAVVLFAPVTIGVIWFTAFGKTAIAQFKSGTGELGDGMSSASLVLFQMLADLPLSAITSTAAILLLVVFIVTSADSGALVVDTITSGGKTDSPRRQRVFWACLIGLTASALLYGGGTDVLQSLQAGTITAALPFTLILLTCCLSLYIGMRDEYRSMNQSDAAGF from the coding sequence ATGGATACAGATACATCAGCCCCGTTGTCCGGAACGCCTCAGGAGGATGAGGAAGCCCTGTTCGTCTACGAGACGGATTATGAGATCGGCCAGGACAATATCGAGGTGGCGGGACTCGACATCCACAATCCCGTCTTCTTTCTCAGTGCCGGCCTGATCATCCTGTTTTCCGGCCTGACGCTGCTATTCCCCACCGTTTCATCGCAATATCTGACCGATGCACGGACCTGGACGCTGCAAAGTGCCGACTGGCTGTTTGCGCTGACGGCCGTGCTGGTTTTCGGCTTCTGCATCGCCCTCACCATCAGCCCGCTGGGCAAGATCCGGCTGGGCGGCCCCACCGCGACGCCTGATTTCACCATCGTGTCGTGGGTGGCCATGCTGTTTGCCGCCGGCGTCGGCGTCGGTTTCATGTTCTACGGCGCCGCCGAACCGCTCGCCTATTACACAGATTGGTACGGCATGCCGCTGAACGCCGAACCCCTGTCGGCCGAGGCCGAACGCCTCGCCTACAGCGCCACCATCTTCCATTGGGGCCTCGCCCCCTGGGGCATCTATGCGATTGTCGGCCTGTCGCTCGGTTTCTTTGCCCACAACAAGGGCCTGCCGCTAAGCATCCGCTCGGCCTTCTATCCGGTCCTCGGAGAACATGTCTGGGGCTGGCCAGGACACATCATCGACCTGTTCGCGGTCGTCTCCACCGTGTTCGGCCTGGCCACAACGATCGGCATCGGCGCGACCCAGGCAGCCAGCGGCCTTGGCTACCTGCTCGGCTTCGAGCCGAACGTCTACATCCAGATCCTGCTGATCATCGCCATGACCAGCCTGGCAGTGCTGTCGGTCCTGCGCGGGCTGGATGGCGGCGTCAAACTGCTCAGCAACATCAATATGGGCATCGCCTTTGCCCTGCTCCTGTTCGTCATCATTGCAGGGCCGACCATCCTGATCTTCACCGGCATGGGGCAGAACGTGCTGGCCTACATCACCGACATGCCGGCCCTGACGAATTGGGTCCGCCGCCCGGACATCGCCTGGTTCCATGACTGGACGATCTTCTACTGGGCATGGTGGATTTCCTGGTCACCCTTTGTCGGCATGTTCATTGCCCGCATCTCGAAAGGGCGAACCGTGCGTGAATATTTTGCGGTTGTCCTGTTCGCCCCGGTGACAATCGGCGTGATCTGGTTCACCGCCTTCGGCAAGACGGCAATCGCCCAGTTCAAGTCCGGCACAGGAGAGCTTGGCGACGGCATGAGCAGCGCCTCGCTCGTCCTGTTCCAGATGCTGGCCGACCTGCCGCTGTCCGCCATCACGTCCACGGCCGCGATCCTGTTGCTGGTCGTCTTCATCGTCACGTCCGCCGATTCCGGCGCGCTCGTCGTCGACACGATCACCAGTGGCGGCAAGACGGATTCCCCGCGCCGACAGCGCGTCTTCTGGGCCTGCCTGATCGGCCTGACGGCCTCGGCGCTACTTTATGGCGGCGGGACGGATGTGCTGCAGTCGCTGCAGGCAGGCACGATCACCGCCGCCCTGCCCTTCACACTGATCCTGCTGACCTGCTGTCTCAGCCTCTATATCGGCATGCGGGACGAATATCGCAGCATGAACCAGAGCGACGCGGCGGGCTTCTGA
- a CDS encoding P1 family peptidase, translated as MAKPGARNLITDVPGIQVGQTEDAAVRTGVSVIVPDAPAIAAVAVSGGGPGTRETDLLSAGMLVDGIDAVCLSGGSAFGLAAADGVASGLKLEGRGFALMPLTGVPRTPIVPAAILYDLANGGDKNWGETSPYAALGLAAYRARSREVALGRAGAGYGARAGAHDGGTGSASIVTQDGITVGALAGVNCFGSVFMPGTEAYWAWPYEIGGEFGGERPPEDYAADAEDWGAAKANPAMGQNTTIACIATDVILTASEAKRVAQMALSGFSRAIRPVFAPFDGDAVFVMSSGRIASPEQRALLLARIGELAASTLARAIARGVFEAKS; from the coding sequence ATGGCGAAACCAGGCGCAAGAAACCTGATCACGGATGTGCCGGGCATTCAGGTCGGCCAGACCGAGGATGCGGCAGTGCGTACAGGCGTCAGCGTGATCGTGCCGGATGCCCCGGCGATTGCGGCCGTGGCCGTCTCCGGCGGCGGACCGGGCACGCGGGAAACCGATCTCCTGTCGGCCGGCATGCTGGTGGACGGGATTGACGCGGTCTGCCTGTCGGGCGGCAGTGCCTTCGGGCTGGCGGCCGCGGATGGTGTGGCGTCCGGCCTGAAGCTGGAAGGGCGCGGCTTTGCGCTGATGCCTCTGACCGGTGTGCCGCGCACTCCGATTGTGCCGGCCGCGATCCTGTATGATCTTGCCAATGGCGGCGACAAGAATTGGGGCGAAACCTCTCCCTATGCCGCGCTGGGACTGGCGGCCTATCGCGCGCGCAGCCGCGAGGTTGCGCTGGGCCGGGCAGGGGCCGGGTATGGCGCACGGGCCGGGGCACATGATGGCGGCACGGGATCTGCCAGCATTGTCACGCAGGACGGCATCACCGTCGGGGCGCTGGCCGGGGTCAATTGTTTCGGGTCGGTGTTCATGCCCGGCACGGAGGCCTATTGGGCCTGGCCGTACGAGATCGGAGGCGAGTTCGGGGGAGAGCGCCCGCCCGAAGACTATGCCGCCGACGCCGAGGATTGGGGCGCGGCCAAGGCGAATCCGGCCATGGGACAGAACACGACCATTGCCTGCATCGCGACGGATGTCATCCTGACCGCCAGCGAAGCCAAACGCGTGGCACAGATGGCGCTGTCCGGATTCTCCCGGGCCATCCGGCCGGTATTTGCGCCTTTTGACGGAGACGCCGTCTTTGTCATGTCGTCGGGCCGGATCGCGTCCCCGGAGCAGCGGGCATTGCTGTTGGCGCGGATCGGCGAGCTGGCCGCCTCGACCCTGGCGCGGGCCATTGCACGCGGGGTATTCGAAGCGAAATCCTGA
- the ggt gene encoding gamma-glutamyltransferase: MRRLPILLACIGLSACAPGEDATFNASEEARRAAEAADAARMAGTEQDPAETAAPEEWTKGAMVAAADPRAVEAGLDMLRQGGSAVDAAIAVHAVLGLVEPQSSGIGGGAFMVYYDHARDEITVFDGRETAPASTTPDHFMKDGQPLGFLEAWQSGKAVGVPGQIALYKASHDAAGTLDWDALFQPAIQLAEEGFEVSPRLANLLSNPRLRGATRLDDLPASSAYFYPDGEPLPVGFLRTNPDYADTLKAIAASGPSAFYEGEVAEAIVNAVNGDASPGNMTLEDLAAYSVKLRPALCGKRADDYRICSAPPPSSGGVTQNMIMGLYDLLEPTDEAEMTEEAYLKAYVDAQRLAYADRDHYVADADFVPVPSKDLIDPAYLRVRATEAFAPDGASFPGDPGLALGRDPMRPLWGEDGTEHAPGTTHISIIDAEGNAVSMTATVEAAFGTSIMVKGFLLNNQMTDFSRQPTKGTKPVANAPGPLKRPRSSMSPTLVFDPEGDLFMVTGSPGGNAIVAYVSKTLVGVLEWGKTAQEAINLPNIIARGDTVGVEIDVPGGPQAAEALREMGYEVQEREGENSGLHVIVVREDGLEGGADPRREGVARTLD, translated from the coding sequence ATGAGACGATTGCCGATCCTCCTCGCCTGTATCGGACTCAGCGCCTGCGCGCCGGGCGAAGATGCAACGTTCAATGCCTCGGAAGAAGCCCGCCGCGCCGCAGAGGCCGCCGACGCCGCCCGCATGGCAGGGACCGAACAGGACCCGGCGGAGACAGCTGCGCCTGAAGAATGGACCAAGGGCGCCATGGTTGCGGCCGCAGACCCGCGCGCGGTTGAAGCAGGCCTCGACATGCTGCGCCAGGGCGGTTCGGCCGTGGATGCGGCTATTGCCGTCCATGCCGTGCTCGGCCTTGTCGAGCCGCAAAGCTCCGGCATCGGCGGCGGCGCCTTCATGGTCTATTACGACCATGCCAGGGACGAGATCACCGTGTTTGACGGACGCGAGACCGCTCCGGCCTCCACCACTCCCGATCATTTCATGAAGGATGGCCAGCCGCTCGGCTTCCTCGAAGCCTGGCAATCGGGAAAGGCGGTTGGTGTGCCCGGCCAGATCGCGCTCTACAAGGCGTCGCACGACGCTGCCGGCACGCTGGACTGGGACGCACTGTTCCAGCCTGCCATCCAGTTGGCCGAAGAGGGATTCGAGGTCTCGCCGCGCCTGGCAAACCTGCTCTCAAATCCCCGACTTCGCGGCGCCACGCGCTTGGACGACCTGCCTGCATCCTCTGCCTATTTCTATCCGGACGGCGAGCCGCTGCCGGTCGGCTTCCTGCGCACCAATCCGGACTATGCCGACACACTGAAGGCCATCGCCGCATCCGGCCCCTCCGCCTTCTATGAAGGCGAGGTCGCCGAAGCCATTGTCAACGCGGTGAATGGCGATGCATCGCCCGGCAACATGACGCTCGAAGACCTGGCCGCCTATTCCGTCAAGCTGCGCCCGGCCCTGTGTGGCAAGCGGGCGGATGACTATCGCATCTGTTCCGCCCCGCCCCCCTCTTCCGGCGGCGTGACCCAGAACATGATCATGGGCCTGTATGACCTGCTGGAGCCGACAGACGAGGCAGAGATGACCGAAGAGGCCTATCTGAAGGCCTATGTCGATGCCCAGCGCCTCGCCTATGCGGACCGCGATCATTACGTCGCCGATGCCGATTTCGTGCCGGTCCCGTCCAAGGACCTGATCGATCCGGCCTATCTGCGCGTGCGCGCCACCGAAGCCTTCGCGCCCGACGGTGCCAGCTTCCCGGGAGACCCGGGCCTCGCCCTCGGCCGCGATCCGATGCGTCCGCTCTGGGGTGAGGACGGGACGGAGCATGCGCCCGGCACCACCCACATCTCGATCATCGATGCAGAGGGAAATGCTGTCTCCATGACAGCCACGGTCGAGGCCGCCTTCGGCACGTCCATCATGGTCAAGGGCTTCCTGCTGAACAATCAGATGACGGATTTCTCGCGCCAGCCGACCAAGGGCACAAAGCCGGTTGCGAACGCCCCCGGCCCGCTCAAGCGTCCACGCAGTTCGATGTCGCCGACACTCGTCTTCGATCCTGAAGGCGACCTGTTCATGGTCACCGGATCGCCCGGCGGGAACGCCATCGTCGCCTATGTCTCCAAGACACTGGTCGGCGTGCTCGAATGGGGCAAGACCGCCCAAGAGGCGATCAACCTGCCCAACATCATCGCCCGCGGCGACACGGTGGGCGTGGAGATCGATGTGCCGGGCGGCCCGCAAGCGGCCGAGGCCCTGCGCGAAATGGGATATGAAGTTCAGGAGCGCGAGGGAGAGAATTCCGGCCTGCACGTCATCGTCGTGCGCGAGGACGGTCTGGAAGGCGGCGCCGACCCGCGCCGGGAAGGCGTGGCCCGCACCCTGGACTAG
- a CDS encoding thymidine kinase, translating into MAKLYFSYAAMNAGKSTILLQAAYNYRERGMEVLLLTSSLYKDEADGHISSRIGIGADATLYTRETDLFALIRTELEQVKISAIFVDEAQFLTRDQVWQLARVADQLGVPVLAYGLRTDFRGDLFEGSSALLAIADSLREIRTICECGRKATMVIRLGPDGETLTEGEQVSIAKATYVSVCRRHWEERMGRFPPAPASGG; encoded by the coding sequence ATGGCCAAGCTCTATTTCTCCTACGCCGCCATGAATGCAGGCAAGTCGACCATCCTGCTTCAGGCGGCGTACAATTATCGCGAGCGCGGCATGGAAGTCCTGTTGCTGACCTCTTCCCTCTACAAGGATGAGGCCGACGGGCACATTTCCTCCCGCATCGGCATCGGCGCCGACGCCACCCTGTACACGCGCGAAACAGATCTGTTCGCGCTGATCAGGACAGAACTCGAGCAGGTGAAGATCAGCGCCATTTTCGTGGACGAGGCGCAATTCCTCACGCGGGACCAGGTCTGGCAGCTGGCCCGCGTGGCAGACCAACTGGGCGTACCCGTTCTGGCCTATGGTCTGCGCACGGATTTCCGGGGTGACCTGTTCGAGGGATCTTCCGCCCTGCTGGCCATCGCCGACTCCCTGCGCGAAATCCGTACGATCTGCGAGTGCGGACGCAAGGCAACGATGGTGATCCGGCTGGGCCCGGATGGCGAAACGCTCACCGAAGGCGAACAGGTCAGCATCGCCAAGGCGACCTATGTTTCGGTTTGCCGGCGGCACTGGGAAGAACGCATGGGCCGCTTCCCTCCGGCGCCGGCGTCAGGGGGATAA
- the hemW gene encoding radical SAM family heme chaperone HemW encodes MSEGGAPFGPEYGFGIYIHWPYCARICPYCDFNVYAAKDRDPSPLLDAICRDVAIHRPRLPEHGALDSVYLGGGTPSLLPPADIARLIQSASDSFGLKPGAEITLEANPNDVLRLDLHGLKAAGVNRLSIGLQSLDDSALAFLGRDHDSAAARIALSRAMDVFPNLSVDLIYARPGQTGEAWQAELQDVLAFGAPHISLYELTIEARTAFGKAVARGQWTPMDDDDQADLYELTQDVLASAGMPAYEVSNHAASADVRSRHNLTYWQGGDWIGVGPGAHGRLSVGGSRYASEAERQPAAYIANVQALASGWSDASKLYPLDAARELLAMGLRPAGGIDRRRIEALSGKPLAQDKIDVFVSEGWMTEAGPVIALTPSGRLLADALTAELSP; translated from the coding sequence ATGAGTGAGGGGGGCGCCCCCTTCGGTCCAGAGTATGGATTCGGGATTTACATTCATTGGCCGTATTGCGCCCGGATCTGTCCCTACTGCGACTTCAATGTGTACGCAGCGAAAGATCGCGATCCCTCACCCTTGCTGGACGCCATCTGCCGTGATGTCGCGATCCACAGGCCGCGCCTGCCGGAGCATGGCGCGCTCGACAGCGTGTATCTGGGCGGCGGCACGCCCTCGCTGTTGCCGCCGGCCGATATTGCCCGGCTCATCCAGTCGGCGTCCGACAGTTTCGGGCTGAAGCCCGGGGCGGAAATCACGCTGGAGGCCAATCCGAACGATGTTCTGCGGCTGGACCTGCACGGCCTGAAGGCTGCGGGGGTCAACCGCCTGTCCATCGGGCTGCAGTCGCTGGACGATTCTGCGCTGGCCTTCCTGGGGCGGGACCATGACAGCGCCGCCGCCCGGATCGCGCTGAGCCGGGCGATGGACGTGTTTCCGAACCTGTCGGTGGATCTGATCTATGCCCGGCCCGGACAGACCGGGGAGGCGTGGCAGGCGGAGCTTCAGGATGTGCTCGCTTTCGGTGCGCCGCACATTTCCCTGTACGAGCTGACCATCGAGGCGCGGACGGCCTTCGGCAAGGCTGTGGCGCGGGGCCAGTGGACGCCGATGGACGATGATGACCAGGCCGACCTGTACGAGCTGACACAGGATGTGCTCGCCTCGGCCGGCATGCCCGCCTATGAAGTGTCCAATCATGCCGCCTCTGCGGATGTCCGGTCCCGGCACAATCTGACCTATTGGCAGGGCGGGGACTGGATCGGGGTCGGGCCGGGCGCGCACGGGCGGCTGAGCGTGGGCGGCAGCCGCTATGCCTCGGAGGCGGAACGTCAGCCGGCGGCCTACATTGCCAATGTGCAGGCGCTGGCGTCGGGCTGGTCCGACGCGTCGAAACTGTATCCGCTGGATGCGGCGCGGGAACTGCTTGCGATGGGGCTGCGCCCGGCGGGCGGGATAGACCGGCGCCGCATCGAGGCGCTGTCCGGAAAGCCGCTCGCGCAGGACAAGATCGATGTGTTCGTGTCCGAAGGGTGGATGACCGAGGCCGGGCCGGTGATCGCCCTGACGCCGTCCGGCCGTCTGCTGGCCGACGCGCTGACGGCGGAATTATCCCCCTGA